One genomic window of Novosphingobium aureum includes the following:
- a CDS encoding tetratricopeptide repeat protein: MRYTPAAVALSLLAALTSSIGYSQASQVSDPRASALMAQGSAAVSAGDLDAAIGAYEAALTVEPGSAAVLVALADAERRQGLTGKSLHYYRVALEADPRNLSAIAGEGVALAEKGALDKAGRNLARLETLCGKQCPQTAELSGAIARGPTEIAKSAKAEVTGAKPEPSEN; the protein is encoded by the coding sequence ATGCGCTACACGCCTGCCGCCGTTGCCCTTTCACTGCTTGCCGCGCTGACCTCGAGCATCGGGTACTCGCAGGCCTCGCAGGTCAGCGATCCGCGTGCCAGCGCGTTGATGGCGCAGGGCAGTGCTGCGGTGAGTGCAGGCGATCTCGATGCGGCCATCGGCGCCTACGAGGCCGCGCTGACGGTCGAGCCGGGCAGCGCTGCGGTCCTCGTCGCGCTGGCCGATGCCGAACGTCGCCAGGGGCTCACCGGCAAGTCGCTACATTACTACCGCGTCGCGCTCGAGGCCGATCCGCGCAACCTTTCCGCGATTGCGGGCGAGGGCGTGGCACTGGCCGAGAAGGGCGCACTCGACAAGGCGGGCCGCAACCTCGCCCGTCTCGAGACGCTATGTGGCAAGCAGTGCCCCCAGACCGCTGAACTTTCCGGCGCCATTGCACGCGGACCCACCGAGATTGCCAAGAGCGCCAAGGCCGAAGTGACCGGCGCCAAGCCCGAGCCTTCCGAGAACTGA
- a CDS encoding RNA pyrophosphohydrolase, which produces MTDYSQLPYRPCVGVMLVNSDGKVFVGKRIDNREGDFWQMPQGGVDDGEDLKAAALRELWEETGVGEDKVSVLSRTREEVLYDLPDELLGKLWKGKFRGQRQHWFFARFEGTEADIDLEAHQPPEFCEWKWIDADLLPELIVPFKKRVYRSVLEEFRELI; this is translated from the coding sequence ATGACTGATTATTCTCAACTCCCCTATCGCCCCTGCGTGGGCGTCATGCTGGTCAATTCCGACGGCAAGGTCTTCGTCGGCAAGCGGATCGACAACCGCGAAGGCGATTTCTGGCAGATGCCGCAGGGCGGCGTCGACGACGGCGAGGACCTCAAGGCAGCCGCGCTGCGCGAACTCTGGGAAGAGACCGGCGTCGGCGAGGACAAGGTTTCGGTTCTCTCGCGCACCCGCGAGGAAGTGCTCTACGACCTGCCCGACGAACTGCTCGGAAAGCTGTGGAAGGGCAAGTTTCGCGGCCAGCGCCAGCACTGGTTCTTCGCCCGGTTCGAAGGCACCGAGGCCGACATCGACCTCGAAGCGCACCAGCCGCCCGAATTCTGCGAGTGGAAGTGGATCGATGCCGACCTGCTTCCCGAGCTGATCGTACCCTTCAAGAAGCGCGTCTACCGCTCGGTGCTCGAGGAGTTCCGTGAGCTCATCTGA
- a CDS encoding metal-dependent hydrolase, giving the protein MDNITHSLVGWALAETGLKRRSRKGLAACVLAANMPDIDVFFGWAPWAPLAMHRGFTHGLVGGVLVMPPLLAGLLWVLDRWQVGRGAQFKSGLEMRPVWLLVLCYLGALTHPLLDLQNTYAVQLMSPASERWFHSDGLFIISPWLYAMLGAGLWLSRRRAKRGTGSAIRPAIAALVGVIAFIGVNIAISSLAWQAARAGGYPGLAAGTQAAAATQRPDRVFASPRPLAFWQREVYWRENGVLRYGSFDPLRDASRITLTETPFPDRMDESLVRAAAHATPEVEDFLAWSQLPFARVERGRCEATVKFADARFSGARVISSFQAWAKMPLANPGCPRG; this is encoded by the coding sequence ATGGATAACATCACCCATAGTCTGGTCGGCTGGGCGCTTGCCGAGACCGGGCTCAAGCGCCGTTCGCGCAAGGGACTCGCAGCCTGTGTGCTGGCCGCCAACATGCCCGACATCGACGTGTTCTTCGGCTGGGCGCCCTGGGCACCGCTGGCGATGCATCGCGGTTTCACGCATGGGCTGGTGGGCGGCGTGCTGGTCATGCCGCCATTGCTTGCAGGATTGCTCTGGGTGCTCGATCGCTGGCAGGTGGGCCGCGGGGCGCAGTTCAAGAGCGGGCTCGAGATGCGTCCGGTCTGGCTCCTCGTGCTGTGCTATCTCGGTGCGCTGACGCATCCGCTGCTCGACTTGCAGAATACCTATGCGGTGCAGCTGATGTCGCCGGCGAGCGAGCGATGGTTCCACAGCGACGGCCTCTTCATCATCTCGCCCTGGCTCTACGCGATGCTGGGGGCAGGGCTGTGGCTTTCGCGGCGGCGCGCAAAGCGGGGGACCGGCTCTGCGATACGTCCGGCGATCGCGGCACTCGTAGGCGTGATCGCGTTCATCGGCGTCAACATCGCCATCTCGAGCCTCGCATGGCAGGCGGCGCGTGCCGGGGGCTACCCCGGACTTGCGGCTGGGACGCAGGCTGCAGCCGCGACACAGCGCCCCGACCGGGTATTCGCCTCTCCGCGCCCGCTCGCCTTCTGGCAGCGCGAGGTCTACTGGCGCGAAAACGGCGTCCTGCGCTACGGCAGCTTCGATCCCTTGCGCGATGCATCGCGTATCACGCTCACCGAGACGCCTTTCCCGGATCGCATGGATGAATCGCTGGTGCGCGCGGCGGCGCATGCCACGCCCGAAGTCGAGGACTTCCTCGCCTGGTCGCAGCTTCCATTCGCACGGGTAGAGCGAGGTCGCTGCGAAGCGACGGTCAAGTTCGCCGATGCGCGCTTTTCGGGGGCGCGCGTGATTTCCAGCTTCCAGGCCTGGGCGAAGATGCCGCTGGCTAACCCCGGCTGCCCTCGGGGGTAA
- a CDS encoding phosphatase PAP2 family protein — MTQTRPRPQVLPDDRLPSRPSAPSANARRLYLIAAVLCWAGFVTVAWMVLSGRSTSLDQAGLLFWRDSDLRPIGPPRLLEAVRDVTALGGTLLRNLFALGAVVALVFMHMRREAALLGLTVAGGLVVNAVLKVLVGRDRPEITLHLTEAGGASFPSGHSFGSAVVYMSIALAFSMFARRRKVRATIIASAVAVTFAVAWSRVWLGVHWPTDATAGWLGGMAWTFSAAALLQGSADRAAHYLPEDITPEGSRG, encoded by the coding sequence ATGACGCAAACACGCCCCCGCCCGCAAGTCCTCCCGGACGATCGTCTCCCGTCCCGACCGAGCGCACCGAGTGCCAACGCCCGGCGTCTCTACCTGATCGCCGCCGTCCTGTGCTGGGCAGGCTTCGTGACGGTCGCGTGGATGGTGCTGAGCGGGCGCTCGACGAGCCTCGACCAGGCTGGCCTCCTGTTCTGGCGAGACAGCGACCTCAGGCCCATCGGGCCGCCGCGCCTGCTCGAGGCGGTGCGCGACGTCACCGCGCTGGGCGGCACGCTGCTGCGCAACCTCTTCGCGCTCGGTGCCGTGGTCGCGCTGGTGTTCATGCACATGCGCCGCGAGGCCGCCCTGCTCGGCCTCACCGTCGCGGGCGGGCTTGTCGTCAATGCCGTGCTCAAGGTGCTGGTCGGGCGGGACCGGCCTGAAATCACGCTTCACCTCACCGAAGCGGGCGGGGCCAGCTTTCCCAGCGGGCACAGCTTCGGATCGGCGGTCGTCTATATGTCCATCGCGCTGGCGTTCAGCATGTTCGCGCGGCGCCGCAAGGTGCGCGCGACGATCATCGCCAGCGCCGTGGCGGTGACCTTCGCGGTCGCGTGGAGCCGGGTCTGGCTGGGCGTGCATTGGCCGACCGACGCCACCGCCGGCTGGCTGGGCGGCATGGCCTGGACCTTTTCCGCTGCCGCACTGCTGCAAGGATCGGCCGACCGGGCCGCGCACTACCTGCCCGAGGACATTACCCCCGAGGGCAGCCGGGGTTAG
- a CDS encoding cryptochrome/photolyase family protein, with the protein MKSPVIVWFRRDLRLSDQAALAAAAAAGPVIPVYILDDETPRHRAMGGASRWWLHHSLASLDASLREKGSRLILRKGASADVLAQLAEETGASEVHALHHYEPWWRNAEKAVDKALTLHLHHGNYLAPPGAVTTGSGNPYKIYTPFWRALRERMPPPEPQPRPHTIKAPESWPESDALEDWGLLPGKPDWAGGMRDFWEPGEGGADKRLRAFAEVASRYEGQRNLPGEEGTSFLSPHLHFGEISPAKVWHATSSAGGSVATFLGEIGWRDYAQNVIVQYPEYGSRSAKDGFDQFGWRSGKQAEEDLAAWQQGRTGYPIVDAGMRQLWHTGWMHNRVRMIAASFLIKHLLIDWRCGEEWFWDTLVDADYGSNAVNWQWTAGSGVDSNMFVRIMAPLTQSEKFDAASYIREWVPELADLPAGEIHDPSPVCRPKGYPAKLVEHKAGRERALGAWDKFKAST; encoded by the coding sequence ATGAAATCTCCTGTCATCGTCTGGTTCCGCCGCGACCTGCGCCTCTCCGATCAGGCGGCACTGGCCGCCGCGGCTGCTGCTGGGCCGGTCATTCCCGTCTATATCCTCGACGACGAGACACCGCGCCACCGCGCGATGGGCGGGGCCTCGCGCTGGTGGCTGCACCATTCGCTCGCGAGCCTCGATGCGAGCCTGCGCGAGAAGGGCTCGCGGCTGATCCTGCGCAAGGGTGCCAGCGCGGATGTGCTCGCCCAGCTGGCCGAGGAGACCGGCGCCAGCGAGGTCCATGCGCTGCACCACTACGAGCCGTGGTGGCGCAATGCCGAGAAGGCGGTGGACAAGGCGCTGACGCTGCACCTGCACCATGGCAACTATCTCGCCCCGCCGGGCGCGGTGACCACGGGCTCGGGCAATCCCTACAAGATCTACACGCCGTTCTGGCGCGCGCTGCGCGAGCGCATGCCACCACCCGAACCGCAGCCGCGCCCGCACACGATCAAGGCGCCCGAAAGCTGGCCCGAAAGCGACGCGCTCGAGGACTGGGGGCTGCTGCCGGGCAAGCCTGACTGGGCGGGCGGGATGCGCGACTTCTGGGAGCCGGGCGAGGGGGGTGCCGACAAGCGCCTGCGCGCCTTCGCCGAAGTCGCCTCGCGCTACGAGGGACAGCGCAACCTGCCGGGCGAAGAGGGCACCTCGTTCCTCTCGCCCCACCTCCACTTCGGCGAGATCTCGCCGGCGAAGGTGTGGCACGCGACCTCGTCTGCCGGGGGCTCGGTCGCGACCTTTCTCGGTGAAATCGGCTGGCGCGACTACGCGCAGAACGTCATCGTCCAGTATCCCGAATACGGCTCGCGTTCGGCCAAGGACGGCTTCGACCAGTTCGGCTGGCGCAGTGGCAAGCAGGCCGAGGAAGACCTCGCGGCCTGGCAGCAGGGGCGCACCGGCTACCCCATCGTCGATGCCGGGATGCGCCAGCTTTGGCATACCGGCTGGATGCACAACCGGGTGCGGATGATCGCGGCGAGCTTCCTCATCAAGCACCTGCTGATCGACTGGCGCTGTGGCGAGGAGTGGTTCTGGGACACGCTGGTCGATGCCGACTACGGCTCGAACGCGGTGAACTGGCAATGGACCGCAGGCTCGGGCGTCGATTCCAACATGTTCGTGCGGATCATGGCGCCGCTGACCCAGTCCGAGAAGTTCGATGCCGCGTCCTACATCCGCGAATGGGTGCCCGAACTGGCCGACCTGCCCGCGGGCGAGATCCACGACCCCTCGCCGGTATGTCGCCCCAAGGGCTATCCCGCGAAGCTCGTCGAGCACAAGGCCGGGCGCGAGCGCGCACTGGGTGCCTGGGACAAGTTCAAGGCTTCGACCTAG
- a CDS encoding SAM-dependent methyltransferase, whose product MNAQTPGRGSDLVAGGRGIGLWFGWFARLWSGGGNRVLDRLDERIERGAIEAHLPDGSVRLLGGREPGFECRVDLHSWRALVRLATAGSVGWYQAWEAGEWDSPDPVPLFALFMDNAVALGKTGRARGPWRLFAWLLHRAHRNTRSGSRANIHAHYDLGNDFYAQWLGETMLYSSGIYETEAKGPNALSQFVSRLDMAQSAKIRAVSERIALSPGDKVLEIGCGWGTLAAFLADHEGVEVDAISLSDEQLDYARRHWAIDRGNVSFRKQDYRDVEGEYDAVVSIEMVEAVGREYWGAFLDAVARNLKPGGRAAIQMITMAPEIFEGYARSADFIQTYVFPGGMLLCEPEFRELAEARGLVWENRVGFGKDYARTLRDWRMAFDAAVEEGRLPEGFDERFVRLWRFYLMYCEGGFLGGGIDVAQVTLVKRG is encoded by the coding sequence ATGAACGCGCAGACGCCAGGGAGAGGGAGTGATCTCGTCGCGGGCGGACGAGGGATCGGCCTGTGGTTCGGCTGGTTCGCCCGGCTGTGGTCGGGGGGCGGCAACCGCGTGCTCGACCGGCTCGACGAGCGGATCGAGCGCGGCGCTATCGAAGCACATCTTCCCGACGGCTCGGTGCGTCTGCTCGGCGGACGCGAACCCGGTTTCGAGTGCCGGGTCGACCTGCATAGCTGGCGCGCGCTCGTCCGGCTCGCCACGGCGGGCTCTGTCGGCTGGTACCAGGCATGGGAGGCGGGCGAATGGGACAGCCCGGACCCGGTGCCGCTCTTCGCGCTTTTCATGGACAATGCGGTGGCGCTGGGCAAGACGGGCCGCGCGCGCGGGCCCTGGCGGCTCTTCGCATGGCTGCTGCACCGCGCGCATCGCAACACCCGCTCGGGCTCGCGCGCCAACATCCATGCCCACTACGATCTCGGCAACGATTTCTACGCGCAGTGGCTGGGCGAGACGATGCTCTATTCGAGCGGCATCTACGAGACCGAGGCGAAGGGCCCCAATGCTCTCTCGCAGTTCGTCTCGCGGCTCGACATGGCCCAGTCCGCGAAGATCCGCGCGGTGAGCGAGCGGATCGCCTTGTCGCCGGGCGACAAGGTGCTCGAGATCGGCTGCGGCTGGGGTACGCTCGCGGCCTTCCTCGCCGATCACGAGGGCGTCGAGGTCGACGCGATCAGTCTTTCCGACGAGCAGCTCGACTATGCACGCCGCCACTGGGCGATTGACCGCGGTAATGTCTCGTTCCGCAAGCAGGACTACCGCGACGTCGAGGGCGAATACGACGCGGTGGTCTCGATCGAGATGGTCGAGGCGGTGGGGCGCGAGTACTGGGGCGCGTTTCTCGACGCGGTGGCGCGCAATCTCAAGCCGGGCGGGCGCGCGGCGATCCAGATGATCACGATGGCGCCCGAGATATTCGAAGGCTACGCGCGCAGCGCCGACTTCATCCAGACCTACGTGTTTCCAGGGGGCATGTTGCTGTGCGAACCCGAATTTCGCGAGCTTGCCGAGGCGCGCGGACTGGTCTGGGAGAACCGGGTCGGCTTCGGCAAGGACTACGCGCGAACCTTGCGCGACTGGCGCATGGCCTTCGATGCCGCGGTCGAGGAAGGACGCCTGCCCGAAGGCTTCGACGAGCGCTTCGTGCGGCTATGGCGCTTCTACCTGATGTATTGCGAGGGCGGTTTCCTCGGCGGAGGCATCGACGTCGCGCAAGTGACGCTGGTCAAGCGCGGCTGA
- a CDS encoding PilZ domain-containing protein produces the protein MVNARNEPYENAAQEDRSAHRARISIPAGLRASGTKGYQTVVRDLSLSGFSATAVSRIHPGTYCWLTLPGMQSMTAKVVWWEEGLVGCAFEELMSPIILENVLARWTGERSRY, from the coding sequence ATGGTAAACGCCAGGAACGAACCGTACGAAAACGCCGCGCAGGAAGATCGCAGCGCTCACCGCGCGCGCATCTCCATCCCGGCGGGGCTTCGCGCCTCGGGCACCAAAGGTTACCAGACCGTGGTGCGCGACCTCTCGCTTTCGGGTTTCTCGGCCACGGCGGTCAGCCGCATCCACCCCGGCACCTACTGCTGGCTCACCCTGCCCGGCATGCAGTCGATGACCGCCAAGGTGGTCTGGTGGGAAGAAGGCCTCGTGGGCTGCGCCTTCGAGGAGCTGATGAGCCCGATCATCCTCGAGAACGTACTCGCGCGCTGGACCGGCGAACGCTCGCGCTATTGA
- a CDS encoding SDR family NAD(P)-dependent oxidoreductase — protein MSEASGTVSGPLSGQVALVTGSSRGIGAATAIALASQGAHVILTGRDTKALESVEEQIFQAGGAATIAPVDLTESDGIARLATALSQRWDKLDILVINAAILPELTSVADIDQRAFNKALTTNVLATQALIANFDPLLRKSQNARVIGMTTTVADAPRAFWGAYGATKAAFEVLLQCYAQETEKTSKIRVAIVNPGATRTAMRARAYPGEDPATVKTPETVAERLVALCQESYQTGYKLSLNHLQ, from the coding sequence ATGAGCGAGGCGTCGGGTACCGTGAGCGGTCCGCTTTCCGGACAGGTCGCGCTCGTCACCGGCTCGAGCCGGGGCATCGGCGCTGCGACCGCGATTGCGCTCGCCTCGCAAGGCGCGCACGTGATCCTGACCGGGCGCGACACCAAGGCGCTGGAGAGCGTGGAAGAGCAGATCTTCCAGGCCGGCGGCGCGGCCACGATCGCGCCCGTCGACCTCACCGAAAGCGACGGCATCGCCCGCCTCGCGACGGCGCTTTCGCAGCGCTGGGACAAGCTCGACATCCTCGTCATCAACGCTGCGATCCTGCCCGAGCTGACCAGCGTTGCCGACATCGACCAGCGCGCCTTCAACAAGGCGCTGACCACCAACGTGCTCGCCACGCAGGCGCTGATCGCCAACTTCGATCCGCTGCTGCGCAAGAGCCAGAATGCCCGCGTGATCGGCATGACGACCACCGTCGCCGATGCCCCGCGCGCGTTCTGGGGCGCCTACGGCGCGACCAAGGCCGCTTTCGAGGTGTTGCTCCAGTGCTATGCGCAGGAGACCGAGAAGACCTCGAAGATCCGCGTTGCCATCGTCAATCCGGGCGCCACGCGCACCGCGATGCGCGCGCGCGCCTACCCCGGCGAGGACCCGGCGACGGTCAAGACGCCCGAGACCGTGGCCGAGCGGCTCGTGGCGCTTTGCCAGGAATCCTACCAGACCGGTTACAAGCTCTCCCTTAACCATCTACAATAA
- the purF gene encoding amidophosphoribosyltransferase yields MNLTHPFRDADGDKLREECGVFGVIGAQEAANITAAGLHSLQHRGQEAVGITSYSGSEFHSHRGLGHVAQVFNPRTLETLPGTMASGHVRYSTTGGSGLRNVQPLFADLAAGGFSIAHNGNISNAMTLKRELVSKGSIFQSTSDTEVIIHLVATSRYPTLLDKFIDALRMVEGGYALICSTPEGMMACRDPLGIRPLVMGRIGDAIVFASETVAFDVIGAEFIRAVEPGELVQVDFKGTVSSHRPFGTTNARPCIFEHVYFSRPDSVMDGRSVYGVRKQIGMELAKESPADADIVIPVPDSGVPAAIGYAQESGLPFELGIIRSHYVGRTFIQPGDAARHADVKRKHNANRAIVEGKKIILIDDSIVRGTTSLKIVEMMRDAGAAEVHMRIASPPTEYSCFYGVDTPERSKLLAANMDIQAMADFIKADSLAFVSIDGLYRAVGEADRNNGCPQFCDACFTGDYPTRLTDFETRKPGKLTIA; encoded by the coding sequence ATGAACCTTACTCACCCCTTTCGTGACGCCGACGGGGACAAACTGCGCGAAGAGTGCGGTGTTTTCGGCGTAATCGGTGCACAGGAGGCGGCGAACATCACCGCCGCCGGTCTGCACTCCCTCCAGCATCGCGGCCAGGAAGCCGTGGGCATCACCAGCTACTCGGGCAGCGAGTTTCACTCGCACCGCGGGCTCGGCCACGTCGCGCAGGTGTTCAATCCGCGCACGCTCGAGACGCTGCCCGGCACGATGGCCTCTGGCCACGTGCGCTACTCGACCACCGGCGGTTCGGGCCTGCGCAACGTGCAGCCGCTCTTCGCCGATCTTGCCGCAGGCGGTTTCTCGATCGCGCACAACGGCAACATCTCGAACGCGATGACGTTGAAGCGCGAGCTCGTCTCCAAGGGTTCGATCTTCCAGTCGACCTCGGACACCGAGGTGATCATCCACCTCGTCGCGACCAGCCGTTACCCGACGCTGCTCGACAAGTTCATCGATGCGCTGCGCATGGTCGAGGGCGGCTACGCGCTGATCTGCTCGACCCCCGAGGGCATGATGGCCTGCCGCGATCCGCTCGGCATCCGCCCGCTGGTCATGGGCCGCATCGGCGATGCGATCGTCTTCGCCTCCGAGACCGTCGCCTTCGACGTGATCGGCGCCGAATTCATCCGTGCGGTCGAGCCGGGCGAACTGGTGCAGGTCGACTTCAAGGGCACGGTCTCGAGCCACCGCCCCTTCGGCACCACCAATGCACGACCCTGCATCTTCGAGCACGTCTACTTCTCGCGCCCCGACTCGGTCATGGACGGCCGCTCGGTCTACGGCGTGCGCAAGCAGATCGGCATGGAGCTGGCCAAGGAATCGCCTGCTGACGCCGACATCGTCATTCCCGTGCCCGACAGCGGCGTTCCCGCAGCCATCGGCTATGCGCAGGAATCGGGCCTGCCCTTCGAGCTGGGCATCATCCGCTCGCACTACGTGGGCCGCACCTTCATCCAGCCCGGCGACGCTGCGCGCCATGCCGACGTGAAGCGCAAGCACAACGCCAACCGCGCCATCGTCGAGGGCAAGAAGATCATCCTCATCGACGATTCGATCGTGCGCGGGACCACCTCGCTCAAGATCGTCGAGATGATGCGCGATGCCGGCGCTGCCGAAGTGCACATGCGCATCGCCAGCCCGCCGACCGAATACTCGTGCTTCTACGGCGTCGATACGCCCGAGCGCTCGAAGCTGCTGGCCGCGAACATGGACATTCAGGCGATGGCCGACTTCATCAAGGCCGACAGCCTCGCCTTCGTCTCGATCGACGGGCTTTACCGCGCGGTCGGCGAGGCGGATCGCAACAACGGCTGCCCGCAGTTCTGCGATGCCTGCTTCACCGGTGACTACCCGACCAGGCTGACCGACTTCGAAACGCGCAAGCCCGGAAAGCTCACCATCGCATGA
- a CDS encoding lipoprotein-releasing ABC transporter permease subunit has product MILSPFEWTIAKRYMLPGKGERFIALVAGISLVAVMLGVAALVIVMSVMNGFRAELFDKIVSLNGHAIIQGYGGRIDNWQDVLEDVRKTQGVTRASPLIEQPLASTFNGRAELVLVRGNTKEDIARLAPKVKAGDLAQLQPGERNVAIGSELARNLGAQVGDTITVFNPLGRSTPFGTVPRQIGYHVSAIFEIGVYDLDERFVVMPMKDAQTLLLTGDQIGMIELTTTNPDKVDQILAPLERKLAGRAVVVDWKQMNSSLFEALAVERVAMFVVLSIIVLVAVFNILSSLIMLVRAKTRDIAILRTMGATRRSLLKVFVTAGFCIGAAGTVAGLILGFVFLYFRQPIVRLVEVLTGQNLWDPSIRFLTELPARADPVEIGVISVMALIFSFLATLYPAFKAASTDPVQVLRYE; this is encoded by the coding sequence TTGATCCTTTCCCCTTTCGAATGGACCATCGCCAAGCGCTACATGCTGCCCGGCAAGGGTGAGCGCTTCATCGCGCTCGTGGCGGGCATCAGCCTCGTCGCGGTCATGCTCGGCGTGGCCGCGCTGGTGATCGTGATGAGCGTGATGAACGGCTTTCGCGCCGAGCTGTTCGACAAGATCGTCAGCCTCAACGGCCACGCCATCATCCAGGGCTACGGCGGGCGGATCGACAACTGGCAGGACGTGCTCGAGGACGTGCGCAAGACGCAAGGGGTGACTCGCGCCTCGCCACTGATCGAGCAGCCGCTGGCGAGCACCTTCAACGGGCGCGCCGAACTCGTGCTCGTGCGCGGCAATACCAAGGAAGACATTGCCCGGCTCGCGCCCAAGGTGAAGGCCGGTGACCTCGCGCAGCTCCAGCCGGGCGAGCGCAACGTCGCGATCGGCTCGGAACTGGCGCGCAATCTCGGGGCGCAGGTCGGCGACACGATCACCGTGTTCAACCCGCTCGGGCGTTCGACCCCCTTCGGCACCGTTCCGCGCCAGATCGGCTACCATGTCTCGGCGATCTTCGAGATCGGCGTCTACGACCTCGACGAGCGCTTCGTGGTCATGCCGATGAAGGATGCCCAGACCCTGCTGCTGACCGGCGACCAGATCGGCATGATCGAGCTTACCACCACCAATCCCGACAAGGTCGACCAGATCCTCGCGCCGCTCGAGCGCAAGCTCGCGGGCAGGGCGGTCGTGGTCGACTGGAAGCAGATGAACTCCTCGCTGTTCGAGGCACTCGCGGTCGAGCGGGTGGCGATGTTCGTGGTGCTCTCGATCATCGTGCTCGTCGCGGTCTTCAACATCCTCTCCTCGCTGATCATGCTGGTGCGCGCCAAGACGCGCGACATCGCGATCCTGCGCACGATGGGCGCGACGCGCCGCTCGCTGCTCAAGGTCTTCGTCACCGCGGGCTTCTGCATCGGCGCTGCGGGCACCGTCGCGGGCCTGATCCTGGGCTTCGTGTTCCTCTATTTCCGCCAGCCGATCGTGCGCCTCGTCGAGGTCCTCACGGGGCAGAACCTGTGGGACCCCTCGATCCGCTTCCTCACCGAGCTGCCCGCGCGCGCCGATCCCGTCGAGATCGGCGTGATCAGCGTCATGGCGCTCATCTTCAGCTTCCTCGCCACGCTCTATCCCGCCTTCAAGGCGGCGAGCACCGATCCGGTCCAGGTCCTTCGCTATGAGTGA
- a CDS encoding ABC transporter ATP-binding protein, translating into MSDPLVVPAKADPVSDPVVRLSRVTRSFEQGGVRIDVLRGVDLAVQPGEIVALLGPSGSGKSTMLQAIGLLEGGFGGKIEIAGIDASNLGKDARAAVRRDHIGFVYQFHHLLPDFNAIENVVLPQLITGRERAECETRARDLLTALGLGQRLEHRPSKLSGGEQQRVAVARALANKPRLVLADEPTGNLDEATADTVFAQFLELVRGQGSAALVATHNERLAAAMDRVVRLRDGVLV; encoded by the coding sequence ATGAGTGATCCTCTCGTCGTTCCGGCCAAGGCCGACCCCGTCAGCGATCCGGTGGTGCGCCTCTCGCGCGTTACCCGTAGCTTCGAGCAAGGCGGCGTGCGCATCGATGTGCTGCGCGGCGTGGACCTTGCCGTCCAGCCCGGCGAGATCGTCGCGCTGCTGGGGCCTTCGGGTTCGGGCAAGTCGACCATGCTCCAGGCGATCGGCCTGCTCGAGGGCGGTTTCGGGGGCAAGATCGAGATCGCGGGGATCGACGCCAGCAACCTTGGCAAGGATGCGCGCGCGGCGGTGAGGCGCGACCATATCGGCTTCGTCTACCAGTTCCATCACCTGCTTCCCGACTTCAACGCCATCGAGAACGTGGTGCTGCCCCAGCTCATCACCGGCCGCGAGCGCGCCGAGTGCGAGACGCGCGCGCGCGACCTGCTCACCGCGCTCGGCCTCGGCCAGCGGCTCGAGCATCGCCCGAGCAAGCTTTCGGGCGGCGAACAGCAGCGTGTCGCGGTGGCGCGCGCGCTCGCCAACAAGCCGCGCCTCGTCCTTGCCGACGAGCCCACCGGCAATCTCGACGAGGCGACCGCCGACACTGTCTTCGCGCAGTTCCTCGAGCTTGTGCGCGGGCAGGGCAGTGCCGCGCTGGTCGCCACGCACAACGAGCGCCTCGCCGCGGCGATGGACCGCGTGGTGCGCCTGCGCGATGGCGTGCTAGTCTGA
- a CDS encoding glutathione peroxidase gives MTDPRNSSPRTIADFQATLPSGEAISLADRLGKVVLVVNTASKCGFTPQYEGLEALWRKYRERGFEVIAFPCNQFGKQEPGSSDEIAQFCEVNFGLSFPLMGKVEVNGESADPLFDWLKAQATGLLGSKAIKWNFTKFLIDRKGQVVRRYAPTDKPASLEKDIEKLL, from the coding sequence GTGACTGATCCGCGCAATTCCAGTCCGCGTACCATCGCGGATTTCCAGGCGACCCTGCCCAGCGGCGAAGCGATCAGCCTCGCCGACCGTCTGGGCAAGGTCGTGCTGGTGGTCAACACCGCCAGCAAGTGCGGCTTCACGCCGCAGTACGAAGGCCTCGAGGCGCTCTGGCGAAAGTACCGCGAGCGCGGTTTTGAGGTCATCGCCTTTCCCTGCAACCAGTTCGGCAAGCAGGAGCCCGGCTCGTCAGACGAGATCGCGCAGTTCTGCGAAGTGAACTTCGGCCTTTCGTTTCCCCTGATGGGCAAGGTCGAGGTCAATGGCGAGAGCGCCGATCCGCTGTTCGACTGGCTCAAGGCGCAAGCGACCGGTCTGCTCGGCTCGAAGGCGATCAAATGGAACTTCACCAAGTTCCTGATCGACCGCAAGGGGCAGGTGGTGCGCCGCTACGCCCCCACCGACAAGCCCGCCTCGCTCGAAAAGGACATCGAGAAGCTGCTCTGA